A genomic region of Raphanus sativus cultivar WK10039 chromosome 6, ASM80110v3, whole genome shotgun sequence contains the following coding sequences:
- the LOC130496589 gene encoding putative glycine-rich cell wall structural protein 1 — protein MGGKGGSGGGGKGGGGGGGGGKGGGGSGGGRNGGGSGGGGGKSGGGSGGGYIVAPGSNGSSYISRDNFESDPKSYFGSLHGSGQGSK, from the coding sequence ATGGGAGGAAAAGGTGGTAGCGGTGGTGGAGGGAAgggtggtggcggtggtggtggaggagggaAAGGTGGTGGAGGCAGTGGAGGAGGTAGGAACGGTGGTGGTAGCGGTGGGGGAGGAGGGAAAAGCGGTGGCGGAAGTGGTGGAGGCTACATTGTGGCTCCGGGGAGCAATGGATCTTCTTACATTTCAAGGGATAACTTTGAAAGTGATCCTAAAAGCTACTTTGGTAGTCTGCATGGCAGTGGACAGGGTAGCAAGTGA
- the LOC130496588 gene encoding uncharacterized protein LOC130496588 — MYDRRPWKWTMDCWEVTGTKPKFVTPSKRAKEMVVEEVEEDNQRPRKKARKEAPKEAPKEAREEAPTEATEEATEEAREEASWVTREELENMFKDLRSGLGDMMKDGFKKCIREIRKISDRLEAVEKKVGVTNQATPQAPETGVSKKHPTPQAPETGVSNKQTTPQKDQPTLQTNHPTPPTRQPAPQKAKPTPQKAKPTPQTKQPAPQTKQPAPQTNSLLLKLNSLLLNETACSSNEKAFSSKETAFSSAQREIVAGGYSR; from the exons atgtatgatcggagaccgtggaagtggaccatggattgctgggaagtcactggtacaaaacccaagtttgtgactccatcgaaaagagccaaagagatggttgtggaggaggtggaggaagacaatcagagacctcggaagaaagctcgtaaagaggctcctaaagaggctcctaaagaggctagagaagaggctcctacagaggctacagaagaggctacagaagaggctagagaagaggctagttgggtgaccagagaggagttagaaaacatgttcaaggacttaagaagtggcttaggtgacatgatgaaagatgggtttaagaagtgcatcagggagattaggaagatctccgatagattggaagctgtggagaagaaggttggtgtcaccaatcaggctacccctcaagccccagaaaccggggttagtaaaaaacaccctaccccacaagccccagaaaccggggttagtaacaaacagactactcctcaaaaggatcagcctacacttcaaaccaatcatcctactcctcccaccagacagcctgctcctcaaaaggcaaagcctactcctcaaaaggcaaagcctactcctcaaacgaaacagcctgctcctcaaactaaacagcctgctcctcaaacgaacagcctgctcctcaaactaaacagcctgctcctcaacgaaacagcctgctcctcaaacgaaaaagccttctcctcaaaagaaacagccttctcctctgcccaaagag agattgttgccggaggatacagcagatga